One region of Longimicrobium sp. genomic DNA includes:
- the tnpA gene encoding IS200/IS605 family transposase, with translation MREPFTQLYLHVTWATWNRAPLITPWLMEAIDQCIRAECVKLGANVEAFGGVQDHVHLLVRFPTTVSVADLVKQVKGSSSHLVGQRLRTAFKWQGGYGAFTVSPYHVEKVRNYVLHQPEHHAAGNTHPALELPRRDENGAGPRAA, from the coding sequence ATGCGGGAGCCTTTCACCCAGTTGTACCTGCACGTCACCTGGGCCACGTGGAACCGTGCGCCGCTGATCACGCCATGGCTGATGGAGGCGATCGACCAGTGCATTCGCGCCGAGTGCGTAAAGCTGGGCGCCAACGTCGAGGCGTTCGGGGGCGTGCAGGATCACGTGCACCTGCTGGTCCGCTTCCCGACCACCGTCTCGGTCGCCGACCTGGTGAAGCAGGTGAAAGGCTCGTCGTCGCACCTGGTGGGGCAGAGGCTGCGAACGGCCTTCAAATGGCAGGGCGGATACGGCGCCTTCACCGTATCGCCCTACCACGTCGAGAAGGTGCGCAACTACGTGCTGCACCAGCCCGAGCACCACGCGGCGGGCAACACCCATCCGGCCCTGGAGCTTCCACGGCGCGACGAAAACGGAGCCGGCCCACGCGCCGCGTAG
- a CDS encoding isocitrate/isopropylmalate dehydrogenase family protein produces the protein MKAREMAKVAVIPGDGVGKEVTREAVKALRAVTEGTGFELDLVEWPHGADRYLETGEAITDAEFADLQSNYQAILLGALGDSRVPGNEHARQILLGMRFRLDLYVNFRPVRLFHERLTPLRDKRAEDVNFVIFRENTEGVYVGMGGTFKQGTPDEVAIQEDVNTRKGVERIIRAAFEYARRNGLTRVTMSDKANAMEFAGGLWRRVFKLVSAEYGDIESEALYVDMLAMDMVRRPERYQVIVTGNLFGDILSDLGAQLAGGLGLSPSGNIHPGRIGLFEPVHGSAPDIAGKNLANPFAAILTAGLMMEHLGRPAEAAKLEDAVRACILAGEATTDLGGTLGTQAAGDAIVRRLSVADAP, from the coding sequence ATGAAAGCTCGAGAGATGGCGAAAGTGGCGGTGATTCCTGGTGACGGCGTGGGCAAGGAAGTCACGCGCGAGGCGGTGAAGGCGCTCCGCGCGGTGACGGAAGGCACCGGCTTCGAGCTGGACCTGGTGGAGTGGCCGCACGGGGCCGACCGCTACCTGGAAACCGGCGAGGCCATCACCGACGCCGAGTTCGCCGACCTGCAGTCCAATTACCAGGCCATCCTGCTGGGCGCGCTGGGCGACTCGCGGGTGCCGGGAAACGAGCACGCGCGCCAGATCCTGCTGGGAATGCGCTTCCGGCTGGACCTGTACGTGAACTTTCGCCCCGTGCGCCTGTTCCACGAGCGGCTGACGCCCCTTCGCGACAAGCGGGCGGAGGACGTGAACTTCGTCATTTTCCGCGAGAACACCGAGGGCGTGTACGTGGGGATGGGCGGCACCTTCAAGCAGGGCACGCCCGACGAAGTGGCCATCCAGGAAGACGTGAACACCCGCAAGGGCGTGGAGCGCATCATCCGGGCGGCGTTCGAGTACGCGCGGCGGAACGGCCTGACGCGCGTGACGATGTCGGACAAGGCGAACGCGATGGAGTTCGCGGGCGGGCTGTGGCGGCGCGTGTTCAAGCTCGTGTCGGCCGAGTACGGCGACATCGAGAGCGAGGCGCTGTACGTCGACATGCTGGCCATGGACATGGTGCGCCGCCCGGAGCGATACCAGGTGATCGTCACCGGCAACCTGTTCGGCGACATCCTGTCGGACCTGGGGGCTCAGCTGGCCGGCGGGCTGGGGCTGTCGCCGTCCGGGAACATCCACCCGGGGCGGATCGGCCTGTTCGAGCCGGTGCACGGGTCGGCGCCGGACATCGCGGGAAAGAACCTGGCCAACCCCTTCGCCGCCATCCTCACCGCGGGGTTGATGATGGAGCACCTGGGCCGCCCCGCCGAAGCCGCGAAGCTGGAAGACGCGGTGCGCGCCTGCATCCTGGCCGGCGAGGCGACCACGGATCTGGGTGGGACGCTGGGAACGCAGGCCGCGGGTGATGCGATCGTGCGGCGGCTGAGCGTAGCGGATGCGCCGTAG
- a CDS encoding CapA family protein translates to MALTQTLALPLLAAALNATLAAPAAAQAARPGQPPAPVRADTVGVRICAGGDITLGTNLDTAWVHTARARLGRRVPALPPPDSLIEPLRPLVADADIVLWNVEGAIGDGPINRRKCAPGSTACYAFRSPQASADALRQVAEGAEVVANVANNHARDDGDVGRRNTIRSLESAGAHVTGADTLATVVATAEGDTVAFLGFAQWAGPDPRNLAAVRRHVSRAAERWPRLVVTMHMGAEGRGHQRTPDRREIFYGEDRGNVVAFARAATGAGADLVVGHGPHVMRAVEWRDDALVFYSLGNLLTYGPFSLVEPLNRSAIACAVLDDEGRVLSGQLRSTRQMPPGQVQADDTGRAAALADSLSALDFPDTGARIDPVTGEVLRPDIRLPADVPRRPY, encoded by the coding sequence ATGGCACTCACGCAGACCCTGGCGCTCCCCCTCTTGGCCGCCGCCCTGAACGCAACCCTCGCCGCGCCCGCCGCCGCCCAGGCGGCTCGCCCGGGCCAGCCGCCCGCTCCCGTGCGCGCCGACACGGTGGGCGTGCGTATCTGCGCGGGCGGAGACATCACGCTGGGGACCAACCTGGACACCGCGTGGGTGCACACCGCGCGGGCGCGGCTGGGCCGGCGCGTTCCCGCGCTGCCGCCGCCCGACTCGCTCATCGAGCCGCTTCGCCCTCTGGTCGCAGACGCGGACATCGTGCTGTGGAACGTGGAGGGCGCGATCGGGGACGGGCCCATCAACCGGCGGAAGTGCGCGCCCGGGTCTACGGCATGCTACGCCTTCCGCTCGCCCCAAGCATCAGCGGACGCACTGCGGCAGGTGGCTGAGGGAGCCGAGGTCGTCGCCAACGTCGCCAACAACCACGCGCGGGACGATGGCGACGTAGGCCGACGCAACACCATCCGCAGCCTGGAGAGCGCCGGCGCACACGTGACCGGGGCCGACACCCTGGCCACCGTGGTCGCCACTGCGGAGGGCGACACCGTGGCGTTCCTGGGCTTCGCGCAGTGGGCAGGGCCGGACCCGCGGAACCTCGCCGCCGTGCGCCGCCACGTGAGCCGGGCCGCGGAGCGCTGGCCCCGGCTGGTGGTGACCATGCACATGGGTGCCGAGGGCCGCGGGCACCAGCGCACGCCCGACCGGCGCGAGATCTTCTACGGCGAAGACCGCGGCAACGTCGTCGCGTTTGCGCGTGCGGCCACCGGCGCCGGCGCGGACCTGGTGGTCGGGCACGGGCCCCACGTGATGCGGGCTGTGGAGTGGCGGGACGACGCGCTGGTGTTCTACTCGCTGGGCAACCTGCTGACGTACGGGCCGTTCTCGCTGGTAGAGCCGCTGAACCGTAGCGCCATCGCCTGCGCGGTGCTCGACGACGAGGGCCGCGTGCTCTCAGGCCAGCTCCGGTCCACGCGCCAAATGCCACCGGGCCAGGTGCAGGCGGACGACACCGGCCGCGCCGCTGCCCTGGCCGACTCGCTCTCGGCACTGGACTTTCCGGACACAGGTGCCCGCATCGATCCCGTCACCGGCGAAGTGCTGCGCCCGGACATTCGGCTCCCCGCGGACGTGCCCCGCCGCCCCTACTAA
- a CDS encoding C40 family peptidase, which produces MAWSPRNALCALVLVFLSAPVFVAAQEGPRSVRSAGPRFSIEARRDSVVSMARQQLGRRYVFGGTSPRGFDCSGFTQYLMRAFGVETPRTAAQQARAGQEVPRDRSLLRPGDILTFGRGGRVTHVGVYVGEGRYVHASSGQGRIVESSLDRPQSNLVRAWMGVRRYIRGDSAETRAVAQAAPAPQPSTRPVAPKRRG; this is translated from the coding sequence ATGGCCTGGTCACCCCGGAACGCGCTCTGCGCGCTCGTGCTCGTATTTCTGTCCGCGCCGGTGTTCGTCGCCGCACAGGAAGGCCCGCGCTCCGTCCGTTCGGCGGGGCCCCGCTTCAGCATCGAGGCTCGGCGCGATTCCGTGGTGAGCATGGCCCGGCAGCAGCTCGGGCGGAGGTACGTGTTCGGTGGCACCAGCCCGCGCGGCTTCGACTGCAGCGGCTTTACGCAGTACCTGATGCGTGCCTTCGGGGTGGAAACGCCGCGGACGGCGGCGCAGCAGGCGCGGGCGGGCCAGGAGGTGCCGCGCGACCGGTCGCTGCTTCGCCCGGGCGACATCCTCACCTTCGGGCGGGGCGGCCGCGTGACGCACGTGGGCGTATACGTGGGCGAGGGGCGGTACGTGCACGCCAGCAGCGGCCAGGGGCGCATCGTGGAAAGCAGCCTCGACCGGCCGCAGTCCAACCTGGTGCGCGCGTGGATGGGCGTTCGTCGCTACATCCGCGGCGACAGCGCCGAAACGCGGGCGGTGGCGCAGGCAGCCCCCGCGCCCCAGCCCAGCACCCGCCCCGTCGCGCCGAAACGCCGCGGCTGA
- a CDS encoding serine hydrolase: MPLIRLALLLALALLPACAPAAAQAGSTRASTDTAALRRTIENASAGYQGIVGVSVRNLATGESLSIRGGETFSSASLIKVAVLVALLDEVEKGTMRLDEPLSMLARDRVGGSGVLQHFHPGLQLTVEDAARLMIIISDNTATNLLLEKLNIRTVWTKMEALGLPHTKIHSKTFNRATSVAMDSSVKYGLGVTTPEETVELFARLHAGTAVSPRMDSLALAILRENEDSNKLTRWLPAGARAAHKSGDVDQARNDCGILYGPDAAVAICVMTRENRDTSYATDNPANLLIARIGSEIYRHYNPSAPPPAISR, translated from the coding sequence ATGCCGCTGATCCGACTCGCCCTGCTCCTGGCGCTGGCCCTGCTCCCCGCCTGCGCGCCCGCCGCCGCACAGGCCGGCTCCACGCGCGCCTCCACCGACACGGCCGCGCTCCGGCGCACCATCGAGAATGCCTCCGCGGGCTACCAGGGAATCGTGGGCGTCAGCGTGCGGAACCTGGCGACCGGGGAATCCCTCTCCATCCGCGGCGGCGAAACGTTCTCCAGTGCCTCGCTGATCAAGGTGGCCGTCCTGGTCGCGCTGCTGGACGAGGTGGAGAAGGGAACCATGCGGCTGGACGAGCCGCTGTCGATGCTGGCGCGCGACCGGGTGGGGGGCAGCGGCGTCCTTCAGCACTTCCATCCCGGGCTGCAGCTGACGGTGGAAGACGCGGCCCGGCTGATGATCATCATCTCCGACAACACGGCCACCAACCTGCTCCTCGAAAAGCTGAACATCCGCACCGTGTGGACGAAGATGGAGGCGCTGGGGCTGCCCCACACCAAGATCCACTCCAAGACCTTCAACCGCGCCACCAGCGTGGCGATGGACAGCTCGGTGAAGTACGGCCTGGGCGTCACCACCCCGGAAGAAACGGTGGAGCTGTTCGCCCGGCTGCACGCCGGGACCGCCGTGTCGCCGCGGATGGACTCGCTGGCGCTCGCGATCCTGCGTGAGAACGAGGACTCGAACAAGCTCACCCGCTGGCTTCCGGCCGGCGCCCGGGCGGCGCACAAGAGCGGCGACGTGGACCAGGCGAGAAACGACTGTGGCATTCTGTACGGACCGGATGCAGCGGTCGCGATCTGCGTGATGACTCGCGAGAACCGTGATACCTCGTATGCGACCGACAATCCAGCTAACCTGCTGATCGCGCGGATCGGCAGCGAAATCTACCGTCACTACAATCCGTCGGCCCCGCCACCGGCGATCTCCCGATGA
- a CDS encoding M23 family metallopeptidase translates to MHSRLDPTSKGTMSAARSLGAALTLAALAGCRDSTGPRDESSFTAPIVGVPMDDVFYGAYLDHDPGTGARDHACGLKSYNGHGGVDILLRNFQVQDKGVPVIAAADGTVTWVSDGLPDRNITWEGTSGFGNAVEITHPGGLSTIYGHLRRGSVAVSNGESVRRGAVLGLVGSSGRSNWPHLHFEVRKGGASIDPFAGDCSPSQSLWADQLPYQNAFEVTDAGITDQPGAFAVLIERPPTLSTFPLNATGFRFWLQVANQPAAQTRFELRAPGGALRNAGQVQAGASFSMRYFVLDVPVSGELIEAGAWQIRTYQGDKLIHTQPFTLLPAGAAGGPATPSLRGTFPFAVRVFDQPPGAEAHP, encoded by the coding sequence ATGCACTCTCGCCTGGACCCCACCTCGAAAGGAACCATGTCCGCCGCGCGCTCTCTCGGCGCAGCCCTGACGCTCGCAGCCCTGGCCGGCTGCAGAGATTCCACGGGGCCGCGGGATGAGTCCTCGTTCACCGCGCCCATCGTGGGCGTGCCGATGGACGACGTGTTCTACGGCGCGTACCTGGACCACGACCCGGGCACCGGTGCCCGGGACCACGCGTGCGGCCTGAAGTCGTACAACGGCCACGGGGGTGTCGACATCCTGCTGCGCAACTTCCAGGTGCAGGACAAGGGCGTACCGGTGATCGCGGCGGCGGATGGCACCGTGACGTGGGTGAGTGATGGGCTTCCCGACCGGAACATCACGTGGGAGGGCACCAGTGGGTTCGGGAACGCCGTCGAAATCACCCACCCCGGCGGGTTGAGCACGATCTATGGGCACCTCCGCCGCGGCTCGGTCGCGGTCAGCAACGGTGAGAGCGTGCGACGGGGCGCGGTCCTCGGATTGGTGGGCAGCTCCGGCAGGTCCAACTGGCCGCATCTGCACTTCGAGGTGCGCAAAGGCGGAGCTTCGATCGATCCCTTCGCCGGCGACTGCTCGCCGTCGCAAAGCCTGTGGGCGGACCAGCTCCCTTATCAGAATGCGTTCGAGGTGACGGATGCGGGGATTACGGACCAGCCGGGGGCCTTCGCCGTGCTGATCGAGCGTCCGCCAACGCTCAGCACGTTCCCGTTGAACGCCACCGGCTTCCGGTTCTGGCTCCAGGTCGCGAACCAGCCGGCGGCCCAGACCCGGTTCGAGCTGCGCGCACCGGGGGGCGCGCTCAGGAACGCAGGACAGGTGCAGGCCGGTGCCTCGTTCAGCATGCGCTACTTCGTGCTGGACGTTCCGGTGAGTGGCGAACTGATCGAGGCCGGTGCGTGGCAGATCCGGACGTATCAGGGTGACAAGCTCATCCATACCCAGCCCTTCACCCTGCTGCCCGCGGGTGCCGCTGGGGGCCCGGCTACCCCGTCGCTGCGCGGCACCTTCCCCTTCGCCGTGCGGGTGTTCGACCAGCCGCCAGGAGCGGAAGCGCACCCGTAG
- the leuS gene encoding leucine--tRNA ligase, protein MSNGNHTDSYNPAEVERKWQARWDERGTNAWTDEALRSAEKPFYNLMMFPYPSAEGLHVGNIYAFAGADIYGRFKRLQGYQVFEPIGFDAFGIHSENFALKQGIHPTELIPRNVERFTRQLRRVGLMYDWNHTVDTTTPDYYRWTQWIFLQLYKAGLAEKKAAPVNWCPSCNTVLANEQVIGGECERCGTAVEMRFLSQWFFKITNYAGKLLDNLKTLDWSDTTRKAQENWIGRSEGAELAFPIARRKVADDRHEGAQVEAERPVIRVFTTRPDTVFGATYMVLAPEHPLVDRVTTEDQRDAVDAYRRQASAQDLVTRKKTDKTKTGVWTGGYAVNPATKQEIPVWIADYVLMEYGTGAIMAVPGHDERDFEFATEFGLPIVRVVAGEGDDAQTPLAEAYTGPGRLVNSGQFEGTDVGEAKSAVTEWLASMGVGEKRINYRLHDWTISRQRYWGPPIPILYCDECGIVPVPEDQLPVVLPFVEDFKPDASGISPLARHEEWYLTECPSCGGKARRETDVSDTFLDSAWYFLRYPSAGNEQVPFDPAITRTWLPVDSYIGGNEHAVLHLLYARFVTMALRDMGHVDFEEPFTRFRAHGLIVKDGSKMSKSRGNVVVPDDYIAEWGADTFRTYLMFLGPYQEGGDFRDSGITGPYNFLTRLWDSALTAEERELDRDVEQKLHATIRKVTEDLEALSYNTAVAAMMEYLNVVRAGGRTPERAAVEPLVRLVAPFAPHMAEELWERMGGEGSIFEAASWPAFDAAKAVADTVEFVVQVNGKVRARMPMARGIGEAQARDSALADENVRRWIEDKQVRKTVFVPDRLVNLVVG, encoded by the coding sequence ATGAGCAACGGAAACCATACCGACAGCTACAATCCCGCCGAAGTCGAGCGGAAGTGGCAGGCGCGCTGGGACGAGCGGGGCACCAACGCGTGGACCGACGAGGCGCTGCGGTCCGCTGAAAAGCCCTTCTACAACCTGATGATGTTCCCGTACCCCTCGGCCGAGGGGCTTCACGTGGGCAACATCTACGCGTTCGCGGGGGCCGACATCTACGGCCGCTTCAAGCGCCTGCAGGGATACCAGGTGTTCGAGCCCATCGGCTTCGACGCGTTCGGCATCCACAGCGAGAACTTCGCGCTGAAGCAGGGGATTCACCCCACGGAGCTGATCCCCCGCAACGTCGAGCGCTTCACGCGGCAGCTGCGGCGCGTGGGCTTGATGTACGACTGGAACCACACGGTCGACACCACCACGCCCGATTACTACCGGTGGACGCAGTGGATCTTCCTGCAGCTGTACAAGGCCGGGCTCGCCGAGAAGAAGGCCGCGCCCGTGAACTGGTGCCCGTCGTGCAACACCGTGCTGGCCAACGAGCAGGTGATCGGCGGCGAGTGCGAGCGCTGCGGCACCGCGGTGGAGATGCGCTTTCTTTCGCAGTGGTTCTTCAAGATCACGAACTACGCGGGCAAGCTGCTCGACAACCTCAAGACGCTGGACTGGTCCGACACCACGCGCAAGGCCCAGGAGAACTGGATCGGCCGCAGCGAGGGCGCCGAGCTGGCGTTTCCCATCGCCCGTCGCAAGGTGGCCGACGACCGGCACGAGGGCGCGCAGGTGGAGGCCGAGCGGCCGGTGATCCGCGTGTTCACCACCCGTCCCGACACCGTGTTCGGCGCCACGTACATGGTGCTGGCCCCCGAGCACCCGCTGGTGGACCGCGTCACCACGGAAGATCAGCGGGACGCGGTGGATGCGTACCGGCGCCAGGCGTCCGCCCAGGACCTGGTTACGCGCAAGAAGACCGACAAGACCAAGACGGGCGTGTGGACGGGCGGCTACGCCGTGAACCCCGCCACGAAGCAGGAGATCCCCGTCTGGATCGCCGACTACGTGCTGATGGAGTACGGCACCGGCGCCATCATGGCCGTGCCCGGGCACGACGAGCGCGACTTCGAGTTCGCCACGGAGTTCGGCTTGCCCATCGTCCGCGTGGTGGCGGGCGAGGGGGACGATGCGCAGACGCCGCTGGCCGAGGCGTACACCGGGCCGGGGCGGCTGGTGAACAGCGGCCAGTTCGAAGGCACGGACGTCGGGGAGGCGAAGTCCGCCGTCACCGAGTGGCTGGCGTCGATGGGCGTGGGGGAGAAGCGGATCAACTACCGCCTGCACGACTGGACGATCAGCCGGCAGCGGTACTGGGGCCCGCCCATCCCCATCCTGTACTGCGACGAGTGCGGCATCGTCCCGGTTCCGGAAGACCAGCTGCCCGTGGTCCTTCCCTTCGTGGAAGACTTCAAGCCCGACGCCTCCGGCATCTCGCCGCTGGCCCGGCACGAGGAGTGGTATCTGACGGAGTGCCCGTCGTGCGGGGGCAAGGCGCGGCGGGAGACGGACGTCAGCGACACCTTCCTGGACAGCGCCTGGTACTTCCTGCGCTATCCCAGCGCCGGGAACGAGCAGGTGCCGTTCGATCCCGCCATCACGCGCACGTGGCTGCCGGTGGACAGCTACATCGGCGGCAACGAGCACGCGGTGCTGCACCTGCTGTACGCGCGCTTCGTCACCATGGCCCTACGGGACATGGGGCACGTGGACTTCGAGGAGCCGTTCACCCGCTTCCGCGCGCACGGGCTGATCGTCAAGGACGGTTCGAAGATGTCGAAGTCGCGCGGCAACGTGGTGGTTCCCGACGACTACATCGCCGAGTGGGGCGCCGACACCTTCCGCACCTACCTGATGTTCCTGGGGCCGTACCAGGAAGGCGGCGACTTCCGCGACAGCGGCATCACCGGCCCGTACAACTTCCTCACGCGCCTGTGGGACTCGGCGCTGACGGCGGAGGAGCGCGAGCTGGACCGCGACGTCGAGCAGAAGCTTCACGCCACCATCCGCAAGGTGACGGAAGACCTGGAGGCGCTCTCGTACAACACCGCCGTCGCCGCGATGATGGAGTACCTGAACGTGGTCCGCGCGGGCGGCCGCACGCCCGAACGCGCGGCGGTGGAGCCGCTGGTGCGCCTGGTGGCGCCGTTCGCGCCGCACATGGCCGAGGAGCTGTGGGAGCGGATGGGCGGCGAGGGCTCCATCTTTGAAGCCGCCTCGTGGCCGGCGTTCGACGCAGCCAAGGCGGTCGCCGACACCGTGGAGTTCGTGGTGCAGGTGAACGGAAAGGTGCGGGCGCGCATGCCCATGGCCCGCGGCATCGGCGAGGCGCAGGCACGCGACTCGGCCCTGGCTGACGAAAACGTGCGCCGGTGGATCGAGGACAAGCAGGTGCGCAAGACGGTCTTCGTTCCCGACCGCCTGGTGAACCTGGTCGTCGGCTGA
- a CDS encoding SusC/RagA family TonB-linked outer membrane protein, which translates to MIRKTCRWLAVAAVSLLGGLGAPQLAAQAGGTITGRVTESSGEPLAAVQVNVVGTSVRTSTDVSGQFTLRGVPTGRNVTVQAQRVGYAEQARTVMVPTGGTATVSFQLQAAAVQLAEIVATATGERRRVEVGNAVTQVNAATIVEERPVANMTDLLTARAPGVQVLPGGMTGTGARVRVRGTSSLSLSNDPIYIIDGVRMQSARESGSISTGGQLPSRLGDINPEEIESMEVVKGPSAATLYGTDAANGVIVIRTKRGRAGRPQWNLYTEQGILEDRNEYPAAYRAYTRSTGFTPTTPSGGSQCFLADRARAACTQDSVTSYNLFANPRATPYARGSRQQYGIQVSGGTEAMRYFVSGEREQETGVLRMPSFEQDRLRLQGVALRDEWVRPNALERLSGRANLNLTFSPKADVAISTAFTHQNLRLPQHENNAVGLGSNAYGGPGSGANTNAAGDSLFGYRAYAPGDIFQLATTQDIDRFIGSITGNYRPLEWLTARTNAGIDFTSRVDEEICRRGECPNFSTYRQGFKRDNRTTFHTGSLDGSMSAEFQPLSWLQTRTTVGAQFYQDVFDRNGSYGENLPPGGTQITSAATLFASESTSESRTFGAFIEENLTFGDRLFVTAGLRSDRNSAFGADFETVYYPKLAASYVISAERWFPNFGGTLDELRFRAAWGASGVQPGTIDAVQYLGATQVRVDASELPGVVFTSLGNLNLRPERSEELELGVDGTFLNNRVNAEFTYYDKRSADALIDRVLPPSLGTGSTSRFENLGAVRNWGYEALVNAQLVQRRAFGWDVTLNGSTNSNELEDLGEVPPIIGATIRQIEGYPINGWWQRPIVSFEDKNSDGILGVEEVVVGDTAVFMGYSIPRHEVAFTNGFDFANRTIRLVAMFDYKGGSKQLYGTERIRCQNRGNCRGALDPTAPLEEQAAAIALRSAALGNSQAGYIVDNSFFRFRELALNVSAPEGWARRVGSRSLSATVSARNLKLWSDYPGVDPETGYGTDVVSDFQSQPPPTYITLRLNLGL; encoded by the coding sequence ATGATCCGGAAAACTTGTCGGTGGCTGGCGGTGGCAGCCGTCAGCCTGCTCGGCGGCCTGGGCGCGCCGCAGCTTGCGGCCCAGGCGGGCGGCACCATTACGGGCCGCGTCACCGAGAGCTCGGGCGAACCGCTCGCCGCGGTGCAGGTGAACGTGGTAGGCACCAGCGTCCGGACGTCGACGGACGTGTCGGGCCAGTTCACCCTGCGGGGCGTTCCCACCGGGCGCAACGTTACCGTTCAGGCTCAGCGCGTGGGGTACGCGGAGCAGGCCCGCACCGTCATGGTGCCGACGGGCGGCACCGCCACCGTGAGCTTTCAGCTGCAGGCCGCCGCGGTTCAGCTGGCCGAGATCGTGGCCACGGCCACCGGCGAGCGCCGCCGCGTGGAAGTGGGCAACGCGGTCACCCAGGTGAACGCGGCCACCATCGTCGAAGAGCGTCCCGTCGCCAACATGACCGACCTGCTCACGGCGCGCGCGCCGGGCGTGCAGGTGCTTCCCGGCGGGATGACGGGCACCGGCGCGCGCGTGCGCGTGCGCGGCACCAGCTCGCTCTCGCTGTCGAACGACCCCATCTACATCATCGACGGCGTGCGCATGCAGAGCGCGAGGGAGTCGGGCAGCATCTCCACGGGCGGACAGCTGCCCAGCCGCCTCGGCGACATCAACCCCGAGGAGATCGAGAGCATGGAGGTGGTGAAGGGGCCGTCGGCGGCAACGCTGTATGGAACCGACGCCGCCAACGGGGTGATCGTGATCCGCACCAAGCGCGGGCGCGCGGGCCGGCCCCAGTGGAACCTGTACACCGAGCAGGGCATCCTGGAAGACCGCAACGAGTACCCCGCGGCCTACCGCGCCTACACGCGCAGCACGGGCTTCACGCCCACCACGCCCTCGGGCGGCAGCCAGTGCTTCCTGGCCGACCGCGCGCGCGCCGCATGCACGCAGGACAGCGTCACCAGCTACAACCTGTTCGCGAACCCGCGCGCCACGCCCTACGCCCGCGGCAGCCGCCAGCAGTACGGCATTCAGGTCAGCGGCGGCACCGAGGCCATGCGCTACTTCGTTTCGGGCGAGCGCGAGCAGGAGACCGGCGTGCTGCGCATGCCTTCGTTCGAGCAGGACCGCCTTCGGCTGCAGGGCGTGGCCCTTCGCGACGAGTGGGTGCGGCCCAACGCGCTGGAGCGCCTTTCGGGACGCGCGAACCTGAACCTTACGTTCTCGCCCAAGGCCGACGTGGCCATCAGCACGGCCTTCACGCACCAGAACCTGCGGCTGCCGCAGCACGAGAACAACGCGGTGGGCCTGGGCTCGAACGCGTACGGTGGACCGGGCTCGGGGGCGAACACCAACGCCGCCGGCGACAGCCTGTTCGGATACCGTGCCTACGCGCCGGGCGACATCTTCCAGTTGGCCACCACGCAGGACATCGACCGCTTCATCGGGTCCATCACCGGCAACTACCGCCCCCTGGAGTGGCTGACCGCGCGCACCAACGCGGGCATCGACTTCACCAGCCGGGTGGACGAGGAGATCTGCCGCCGCGGCGAGTGCCCCAACTTCAGCACCTACCGCCAGGGCTTCAAGCGCGACAACCGCACCACCTTCCACACCGGCTCGCTGGACGGCTCGATGAGCGCGGAATTCCAGCCGCTCAGCTGGTTGCAGACCCGCACCACCGTGGGTGCCCAGTTCTACCAGGACGTGTTCGACCGCAACGGGTCGTACGGCGAGAACCTTCCGCCGGGCGGCACGCAGATCACCTCGGCGGCCACCCTGTTCGCGTCGGAGAGCACCTCGGAGTCGCGGACGTTCGGCGCCTTCATCGAGGAGAACCTGACCTTCGGTGACCGCCTGTTCGTCACGGCCGGCCTGCGCTCGGACCGCAACAGCGCGTTCGGCGCGGACTTCGAGACGGTGTACTATCCCAAGCTGGCCGCCTCGTACGTGATCTCGGCAGAGCGCTGGTTCCCCAACTTCGGCGGCACGCTCGACGAGCTTCGGTTCCGCGCGGCCTGGGGCGCCAGCGGCGTACAGCCGGGTACGATCGACGCCGTGCAGTACCTGGGCGCGACGCAGGTGCGCGTCGACGCTTCGGAGCTGCCGGGCGTGGTGTTCACCTCGCTGGGCAACCTCAACCTGAGGCCCGAGCGCTCCGAGGAGCTCGAGCTGGGTGTGGACGGCACGTTCCTGAACAACCGCGTGAACGCCGAGTTCACGTACTACGACAAGCGCTCGGCCGACGCGCTGATCGACCGCGTGCTGCCGCCCTCCCTGGGCACCGGCTCGACCTCGCGGTTCGAGAACCTGGGCGCCGTACGCAACTGGGGATACGAGGCCCTGGTCAACGCGCAGCTGGTGCAGCGCAGGGCGTTCGGGTGGGACGTGACGCTGAACGGCTCCACCAACTCCAACGAGCTGGAAGACCTGGGCGAGGTTCCGCCGATCATCGGCGCGACCATCCGGCAGATCGAGGGCTACCCGATCAACGGCTGGTGGCAGCGCCCGATCGTGAGCTTCGAGGACAAGAACTCCGACGGCATCCTTGGGGTGGAGGAGGTCGTGGTGGGTGACACGGCCGTGTTCATGGGGTACTCGATTCCCCGACACGAGGTCGCGTTCACCAACGGGTTCGATTTCGCGAACCGCACCATCCGGCTGGTCGCGATGTTCGACTACAAGGGCGGCTCCAAGCAGCTGTACGGCACGGAGCGCATCCGCTGCCAGAACCGCGGCAACTGCCGCGGCGCCCTGGACCCGACTGCGCCGCTGGAGGAGCAGGCCGCGGCCATCGCGCTGCGGAGCGCCGCGCTGGGGAACAGCCAGGCCGGCTACATCGTCGACAACTCGTTCTTCCGCTTCCGCGAGCTTGCCCTGAACGTGAGCGCTCCCGAGGGCTGGGCGCGCCGCGTGGGCAGCCGTTCGCTAAGCGCGACGGTATCCGCCCGCAACCTGAAGCTGTGGTCGGACTACCCGGGCGTGGACCCCGAGACGGGCTACGGAACCGACGTCGTCAGCGACTTCCAGTCGCAGCCGCCGCCAACGTACATCACGCTGCGTCTGAACCTGGGCCTGTAA